One stretch of Cololabis saira isolate AMF1-May2022 chromosome 15, fColSai1.1, whole genome shotgun sequence DNA includes these proteins:
- the LOC133460602 gene encoding apolipoprotein A-IV-like: MKGLVLFALFSVCSANILWQEPPKTNLDVVKEAFWDYVAKATLTAEDSLNQIRQSELGQEVNSRITQNVGSVQQYIASIRVQAAPLTQEYMTRFSQEADLLKARLEKDLSAVSGSVSPYAQEMVAQLQGQVEALKKEAAPYAQAMDPEALKTVVLQKSQDLKGQLEKSAGELQAQMVPFTEEMKQKMEQSLDEFQKSIMPLTQSFETQLSQKSQEIQQSLAPYGEEIRAKLDASTQDLQAQLATLWESFTRKTQ; this comes from the exons ATGAAGGGACTCGTGCTTTTCGCTCTTTTCTCCG TCTGCAGCGCCAACATCTTGTGGCAGGAGCCCCCCAAGACCAACCTGGATGTGGTGAAGGAGGCGTTTTGGGACTACGTCGCCAAGGCAACCCTCACCGCCGAGGACTCGCTGAACCAGATCCGGCAGTCCGAGCTTGGGCAGGAAGTGAA CTCCAGGATCACCCAGAACGTGGGCTCGGTCCAGCAGTACATCGCCAGCATCCGCGTCCAGGCGGCCCCTCTGACGCAGGAGTACATGACCCGGTTCTCCCAGGAGGCCGACCTGCTGAAGGCCCGCCTGGAGAAGGACCTGAGCGCCGTGAGCGGCAGCGTGAGCCCCTACGCCCAGGAGATGGTGGCCCAGCTCCAGGGCCAGGTGGAGGCGCTGAAGAAGGAGGCGGCGCCCTACGCCCAGGCCATGGACCCCGAGGCCCTGAAGACCGTCGTGCTCCAGAAGAGCCAGGACCTGAAGGGGCAGCTGGAGAAGAGCGCCGGCGAGCTCCAGGCCCAGATGGTGCCCTTCACCGAGGAGATGAAGCAGAAGATGGAGCAGAGCCTGGACGAGTTCCAGAAGAGCATCATGCCGCTGACCCAGAGCTTCGAGACCCAGCTGAGCCAGAAGAGCCAGGAGATCCAGCAGAGCCTGGCTCCCTACGGAGAGGAGATCCGGGCCAAGCTGGACGCCAGCACTCAGGACCTGCAGGCCCAGCTGGCAACGCTGTGGGAGTCCTTCACCAGGAAGACCCAGTAA